From one Aeropyrum camini SY1 = JCM 12091 genomic stretch:
- the rrp4 gene encoding exosome complex RNA-binding protein Rrp4 — translation MSGEKQLAGHIVVPGEQLPDEVEASPPYVIDDEGVKRATVVGLLREKSDGGGKAFVKLKEIYIPQPGDVVIGLIQGIGIMNWFVDINSPYVAVLSAQDFLGRPFNPSVDDMHSLLKVGDYIKAKVVAFDKTRSPLLTVQGEGLGRIIRGKVVEISPAKVPRVIGRKMSMLKTLEEKTECKIFVARNGRIHLECPNEDLEAIAVMAIKIIEEEAYTSGLTKRIIKFIEEERRIREV, via the coding sequence ATGAGCGGCGAGAAGCAGCTAGCCGGCCATATAGTGGTCCCGGGCGAGCAGTTGCCGGACGAGGTTGAGGCGTCGCCCCCCTACGTTATCGACGATGAGGGGGTTAAGAGGGCTACTGTTGTTGGCCTGCTGAGAGAGAAGAGTGATGGCGGAGGCAAGGCTTTCGTAAAGCTCAAGGAGATATACATCCCCCAGCCTGGAGACGTGGTTATAGGGCTTATACAGGGTATTGGAATTATGAACTGGTTTGTCGACATCAACAGCCCCTACGTGGCAGTGCTCTCAGCGCAGGACTTCTTGGGCAGACCTTTTAACCCGTCTGTCGATGATATGCACTCCCTGCTGAAGGTCGGGGACTATATTAAGGCTAAGGTGGTCGCTTTCGACAAGACTAGAAGCCCCTTGCTCACGGTTCAGGGAGAGGGTCTAGGGAGGATCATAAGGGGGAAAGTCGTGGAGATATCACCTGCGAAGGTGCCACGTGTTATTGGGAGGAAGATGAGCATGCTGAAGACCCTCGAGGAGAAGACAGAGTGTAAGATATTCGTGGCGAGGAACGGAAGAATACATCTCGAGTGCCCAAACGAGGACTTGGAGGCAATAGCTGTCATGGCGATAAAGATCATAGAGGAGGAGGCGTACACCTCGGGGCTTACTAAGAGGATTATCAAGTTTATAGAGGAGGAGAGGAGGATAAGGGAGGTGTAG
- the psmA gene encoding archaeal proteasome endopeptidase complex subunit alpha → MAFPMPPHQTAYDRAATIFSPEGDLYQVRYAFEAVKKGWTSLGIKTKDGVVIAAEKRFIGPLVDIDDIDKIYKIDDHIGVAFAGMGGDGRILIDYARMFTVRHRLLYGEPPPVELVAKVVADVKQAYTQHGGVRPFGVALIFAGVNPDGTTKVYRTDPGGQYFSFKAIAIGSGEQVANEMFEKHYRSDMSLEEAIKLTLKILYAIIRKTVEDTEKAIASLPEQVELAYITVKDRMFIKMTKEQVKEVVDSIRDELMQL, encoded by the coding sequence ATGGCTTTCCCCATGCCGCCTCACCAGACCGCGTATGATAGGGCTGCCACAATCTTCTCCCCCGAGGGAGACCTGTACCAGGTGAGGTATGCTTTCGAGGCGGTGAAGAAGGGGTGGACAAGCCTTGGCATCAAGACTAAAGACGGGGTGGTCATAGCGGCTGAAAAGAGGTTCATAGGCCCTCTCGTCGATATCGATGATATAGACAAGATATATAAGATAGACGATCACATAGGAGTCGCTTTCGCAGGAATGGGAGGCGACGGGAGGATACTAATAGACTATGCAAGAATGTTCACAGTAAGGCACCGCCTCCTATACGGCGAGCCGCCGCCGGTCGAGCTCGTTGCCAAAGTGGTTGCAGATGTGAAACAGGCCTACACACAGCACGGCGGGGTGAGGCCCTTCGGAGTAGCCCTGATATTCGCCGGTGTAAATCCCGATGGTACTACCAAGGTCTACAGGACAGACCCGGGAGGCCAGTACTTCAGCTTCAAGGCTATAGCCATTGGGAGCGGGGAACAGGTTGCAAACGAGATGTTCGAGAAGCACTACCGCAGTGATATGAGCCTCGAGGAGGCCATCAAGCTAACTCTCAAGATACTGTACGCCATAATAAGGAAGACTGTTGAGGATACTGAGAAAGCCATAGCATCCTTGCCGGAACAGGTCGAACTCGCCTACATAACTGTTAAGGACAGAATGTTCATCAAGATGACGAAAGAACAGGTTAAGGAGGTTGTGGACAGCATTAGAGACGAGCTTATGCAGCTCTAG
- a CDS encoding RNase P subunit p30 family protein, producing the protein MGLVDASINPPTGSCGEVLRAARRLGFTAVAVPVESAGECTGQETGDAPRVYRRGYVEASTRREVRRAVDSLFRSVDFIVVKPLTLEAARYAAASKRVHMIRVDGSNLWAADRGTAEIMSQRGWGALEVSLKPLTLDPGSPSAWRVLAVALRRSFAYGVHVFLVSDAARAHELWSPYSGASVAALLGVPWDQAMLYFSEERLRILQEASRS; encoded by the coding sequence TTGGGGCTTGTAGACGCCTCGATCAACCCCCCAACGGGATCATGCGGGGAGGTCCTCAGAGCCGCTAGGAGGCTCGGCTTTACAGCCGTTGCAGTTCCCGTAGAGTCTGCTGGAGAGTGCACAGGCCAGGAGACGGGGGATGCACCACGGGTTTACAGGCGGGGCTACGTTGAAGCCTCTACTAGGCGTGAGGTAAGGAGGGCTGTGGACAGTTTGTTTAGAAGTGTTGACTTCATAGTTGTCAAGCCTCTCACACTTGAAGCAGCTAGGTACGCGGCCGCCAGCAAGAGAGTTCACATGATTAGGGTGGATGGATCCAACCTCTGGGCCGCCGACCGGGGCACTGCGGAGATAATGTCGCAGAGAGGATGGGGGGCTCTGGAGGTGTCGCTAAAACCGCTAACCCTGGATCCAGGCTCACCATCGGCATGGAGGGTTCTAGCTGTGGCTTTGAGGAGGAGCTTCGCATATGGGGTCCACGTGTTCCTTGTGAGCGATGCGGCTAGGGCTCACGAGCTATGGAGCCCTTACTCTGGGGCCTCAGTGGCCGCCTTACTCGGCGTGCCCTGGGACCAGGCGATGCTGTACTTTAGCGAGGAGAGGCTCAGAATACTTCAGGAAGCCTCCAGGAGTTAG
- a CDS encoding RNA-binding domain-containing protein, producing MSGMMGVSWLEARVSVHATEDRDKVVKALSSILPLTGGGFEVVEDVFEGHYGNQIRVITVRLRDGRTALKVLEGILSRLPVHDRRYLLDTLEERVDKNGVLYLRVSKQDAYLGDVRVYEGDDVIRIAVGFQGGRKRAIRFYKSLLERLIDSEGNPG from the coding sequence GTGTCTGGCATGATGGGTGTTTCATGGCTCGAGGCCAGGGTCTCTGTACACGCCACTGAGGATAGAGATAAGGTAGTGAAGGCTCTCTCCAGCATCCTCCCCCTAACCGGCGGCGGCTTCGAGGTTGTTGAGGATGTTTTCGAGGGGCACTATGGCAACCAGATTAGGGTGATAACAGTAAGGCTAAGGGATGGTCGGACGGCGTTGAAGGTGTTGGAGGGTATATTGTCGAGGCTGCCGGTCCACGATAGGCGATACCTCCTGGATACACTTGAAGAGAGGGTTGACAAGAACGGGGTTCTCTACCTCAGGGTTTCCAAGCAGGACGCGTATCTAGGCGATGTGAGGGTGTATGAGGGTGACGATGTGATAAGGATTGCAGTCGGCTTTCAGGGAGGAAGAAAAAGAGCGATCCGCTTCTACAAAAGCCTTCTTGAAAGGCTTATCGATAGTGAGGGGAACCCGGGGTAG
- a CDS encoding 50S ribosomal protein L15e gives MALSMYHYIAKEWKRPYDGLHGELMKARLLEWRRQPAVLRVERPTRLDRARALGYKAKQGVVVVRVRVRKGGRRKPRPNKGRRPKRMGVYGFAPAKSLRLIAEERAQRKFPNLIVLNSYYVGEDGRYKWYEVILVDPHHPAIKSDPELSWVATGKHKGRPFRGLTSAGKKMRGLRKSRGLKGTHNYKWKKKEKERMLKKRHEASRGARLIEPDEIRERFHKGDLQ, from the coding sequence ATGGCCCTATCCATGTACCATTACATCGCCAAGGAGTGGAAGAGGCCTTACGATGGTCTTCACGGCGAGCTGATGAAAGCTAGGCTTCTTGAATGGCGCAGGCAGCCCGCTGTACTCAGGGTGGAGAGGCCCACTAGACTAGATAGGGCCAGGGCTCTGGGCTACAAGGCTAAGCAGGGGGTGGTTGTAGTCAGGGTCAGGGTGAGGAAGGGGGGTAGGAGGAAGCCTAGGCCAAATAAGGGCAGGAGGCCCAAGAGGATGGGAGTCTACGGCTTCGCCCCTGCCAAGAGCCTCCGGCTAATAGCTGAGGAGAGGGCCCAGAGGAAATTCCCGAACCTCATAGTACTCAACAGTTACTACGTGGGTGAGGATGGTAGATACAAGTGGTACGAGGTCATACTCGTCGACCCCCACCATCCAGCCATAAAGAGCGACCCTGAGCTGAGCTGGGTGGCAACGGGCAAGCACAAGGGTAGACCCTTCAGAGGCCTCACTAGCGCTGGCAAGAAGATGAGGGGCCTGAGAAAGAGCAGGGGCCTCAAAGGCACCCACAACTACAAGTGGAAGAAGAAGGAGAAGGAGAGGATGCTCAAGAAGAGGCATGAAGCCAGCAGGGGCGCCAGGCTAATAGAGCCTGACGAGATTCGAGAAAGGTTCCACAAAGGCGACCTACAATAA
- a CDS encoding heavy metal translocating P-type ATPase has translation MSGVTLVKEKLSIKGMHCATCGLTVEKALRSLPGVVEASADPVTGEAVIAYEPGSVKLSDVVKAVRAVGYDVVLAEAIIRVPSMSSVDDERVVEETLLRMRGVAEAYASHTNRTVVVRYNPHTTSPDDVLEGLRKAGYKAEIAEGRSLAALEVEDERRLLRDGIISIAASVAYYILLALERLAGVEVAGAVLPYYGAVAFAAVLLGPGRRFLVGAYRSLRNGTPGMDALVSLGTLSIYLYSLAATLNIIKGELYYEGIGLIIGFVLIGRYIESRVKKGTGKAVESLARLKPQKARVMRGRREVEVDVGEVKPGDLVVVRQGERIPVDGYVVQGRAYVDESVFTGEPVPVEKKPGDLVLAGSMVASGWLHISATRTSGDTAIDRIASLIAYSQAGKMDIQRLADRVSGMFFWAVLGIATLTFTAWLILGGLETAIIRAASVFLISCPCALGLATPTASSAGVGVAARAGILVRNVVAFERLAKASIVVFDKTGTLTQGRPRVSAVETVEGFSEREVLELAASAEKWSEHPLARAIIDSYVEIAGRGPRDPENAEIFPGMGVYAEVEGRTVIVGNKRIMEGFEVDVGPLEPIAEKWQSRGATTVFIAVDGKPAGVIAIRDEPRPEARDTIAWLKKLGLKVMMLTGDSEGTARAVARELGIDEYRAGVSPEGKADVIRELQKNGHVVVMVGDGVNDAPSLARADVGIAVANATDVSVEAGDIVLIKGDLRRVPLAIVISRKTYNTIKFNLFWAFIYNVTLIPVAAGAFAWAGVALRPELAAAAMALSSITVTSISYRLSRWKPSLPGDRAPTGQGGQVEQPKAVQEEEAVAETLV, from the coding sequence ATGTCGGGAGTGACGCTGGTTAAGGAGAAGCTTTCGATAAAGGGGATGCACTGTGCCACCTGCGGTCTAACGGTGGAGAAGGCTCTGAGGAGCCTTCCAGGCGTCGTGGAGGCGTCGGCAGACCCTGTGACTGGTGAAGCGGTGATTGCATACGAACCCGGGTCTGTAAAGCTCTCGGATGTTGTGAAGGCTGTCAGGGCTGTGGGCTATGATGTGGTCCTGGCGGAGGCTATAATAAGGGTTCCCTCGATGAGCAGTGTCGACGATGAGAGGGTTGTCGAGGAGACGCTTCTCCGTATGAGGGGTGTGGCGGAGGCCTATGCCTCCCACACGAACAGGACTGTGGTTGTCAGGTACAACCCCCACACCACTTCTCCAGATGACGTGCTGGAGGGGCTGCGGAAGGCCGGTTACAAGGCTGAGATCGCCGAGGGTAGGAGCCTCGCCGCGCTCGAGGTGGAGGATGAGCGGCGCCTCCTGAGGGACGGTATAATTAGCATCGCCGCAAGCGTTGCATACTACATACTGCTCGCCCTGGAGAGGCTTGCCGGGGTGGAGGTTGCGGGAGCCGTTTTACCATACTACGGCGCCGTGGCCTTTGCCGCCGTCCTGCTGGGCCCCGGCAGGAGGTTCCTGGTTGGGGCGTATAGGAGCCTCAGGAACGGCACCCCCGGGATGGACGCTCTAGTCAGCCTCGGCACCCTCTCCATATACCTCTACAGCTTAGCAGCGACCCTCAACATAATAAAGGGCGAGCTCTACTATGAGGGCATCGGCCTCATAATAGGCTTTGTGCTAATCGGGAGATACATAGAGTCCAGGGTGAAGAAGGGAACTGGCAAGGCGGTCGAGAGCCTCGCAAGACTCAAGCCCCAGAAGGCCAGGGTTATGAGGGGCAGGAGAGAGGTTGAAGTTGATGTTGGAGAGGTCAAGCCTGGCGACCTCGTGGTTGTTAGGCAGGGCGAGAGAATACCGGTGGACGGCTATGTTGTGCAGGGGAGGGCGTATGTAGACGAGAGCGTATTCACTGGAGAGCCTGTTCCTGTTGAGAAGAAGCCTGGAGATCTAGTGCTGGCTGGGTCGATGGTGGCCTCAGGCTGGCTACACATATCGGCGACTAGAACCTCTGGGGACACTGCTATAGACAGGATAGCCAGTCTGATAGCCTATAGCCAGGCGGGTAAGATGGATATACAGAGGCTGGCTGACAGAGTGTCCGGCATGTTCTTCTGGGCGGTGCTCGGCATCGCCACGTTAACATTCACAGCATGGCTAATCCTCGGGGGGCTTGAGACCGCTATAATAAGGGCTGCAAGCGTATTCCTCATATCCTGCCCATGCGCCCTAGGACTTGCGACGCCCACCGCAAGCTCCGCTGGCGTGGGCGTCGCGGCTAGGGCTGGCATTCTGGTTAGAAACGTGGTTGCATTCGAAAGGCTTGCAAAGGCCTCTATAGTGGTGTTCGACAAGACTGGCACCCTAACGCAGGGTAGGCCGAGGGTCTCGGCTGTAGAGACTGTGGAGGGCTTTAGCGAGCGTGAGGTCCTGGAGCTGGCGGCGTCGGCTGAGAAGTGGAGTGAGCACCCGCTGGCAAGGGCTATTATAGACTCCTACGTGGAGATTGCGGGGAGGGGCCCGAGGGATCCTGAGAACGCGGAGATCTTCCCGGGGATGGGCGTCTACGCTGAGGTGGAGGGCCGCACAGTCATAGTGGGTAACAAGAGGATTATGGAGGGGTTTGAAGTAGACGTAGGGCCACTAGAGCCTATAGCTGAGAAATGGCAGTCTAGGGGCGCGACAACAGTGTTCATAGCAGTCGACGGTAAACCCGCTGGTGTGATAGCGATAAGGGATGAGCCCAGGCCTGAGGCACGAGATACTATAGCCTGGCTCAAGAAGCTCGGCTTGAAGGTTATGATGCTCACTGGCGACTCAGAGGGGACAGCCAGGGCTGTAGCGAGGGAGCTGGGGATAGATGAGTATAGGGCTGGAGTGAGCCCGGAGGGTAAGGCCGATGTTATAAGGGAGCTACAGAAGAATGGGCATGTTGTAGTTATGGTTGGCGATGGCGTCAACGACGCGCCGAGTCTCGCCAGAGCTGACGTGGGCATAGCAGTGGCGAACGCGACAGACGTTAGCGTCGAAGCAGGCGATATAGTCTTGATAAAGGGGGATCTGCGCCGTGTACCCCTGGCCATAGTGATATCGAGAAAAACCTATAACACTATAAAGTTCAACCTATTCTGGGCTTTCATATACAACGTAACACTAATACCGGTAGCCGCGGGAGCCTTCGCCTGGGCTGGAGTGGCCCTCAGGCCAGAGCTCGCGGCAGCAGCCATGGCCCTAAGCAGCATAACGGTCACAAGCATAAGCTATAGGCTGAGCAGGTGGAAACCAAGCCTTCCCGGCGACCGGGCCCCAACTGGGCAGGGGGGGCAGGTGGAGCAGCCGAAGGCGGTTCAGGAGGAGGAAGCCGTTGCCGAAACTCTAGTGTAA
- a CDS encoding ferritin-like domain-containing protein, giving the protein MDSWFGVELSPGANREEIVRKLLSAFADEWVAGYYYMYTAMAVKGPHAETIAEIFMKEAQEEIGKHARMIAERLQDFDVDPPRDFARLYEISGCKYPQLPEDPYDVDGFIIAAVKAEICAIKAYKDLFDLTHGVDPATEELAEDLLRDEVRHRTEMVNLLTKDGIERLRRELG; this is encoded by the coding sequence ATGGACAGCTGGTTCGGCGTCGAGCTCTCGCCCGGTGCGAATAGGGAAGAGATCGTTAGGAAGCTTCTCTCGGCCTTCGCCGACGAATGGGTGGCTGGATACTACTACATGTATACGGCAATGGCAGTGAAAGGACCCCATGCGGAGACCATTGCTGAGATATTCATGAAGGAGGCGCAGGAGGAGATAGGCAAGCATGCAAGAATGATAGCGGAGAGGCTGCAGGACTTTGACGTTGACCCGCCCAGAGATTTCGCCAGGCTATACGAGATATCTGGCTGTAAGTATCCTCAGCTTCCGGAGGATCCGTACGACGTCGACGGGTTCATAATAGCCGCGGTTAAGGCCGAGATATGCGCTATAAAAGCGTATAAGGATCTCTTCGACCTCACACACGGAGTAGACCCCGCCACCGAAGAACTCGCCGAGGACCTGTTGAGAGACGAGGTTAGACATAGGACTGAGATGGTTAACCTATTAACGAAGGATGGTATAGAGAGGCTGAGGAGGGAGCTGGGGTAG
- the merA gene encoding mercury(II) reductase, which produces MLRSEYDIIVIGGGAAGFSAVVAAAERGASVLLVSEGPLGGTCVNFGCVPSKHVLYSLATARKAGLKISLSEALEAARKISADLRRDKYESLLESLGVDYLRAKARFKGPGVVEASGREFSYRKAAIIAVGAKTWRPPIPGIADAEKAGRILDNEKLFSEGPPPDMESVAVIGGRAQGVEAAQIFARSGVKTVLLQRSGRLLPKDEPEAGFYMKKVLERDGVEVRTSAKPLRIEPLESAVRIDYETPAGPASVEADHIYLATGRKPVLQGLGLEKVGVQVGGDGFIVVDERLRAAPGVYAAGDCIGGVQLEPVAAREGYIAALNALGEDIEMDYTVIPRAVFTDPEFASVGLTESELARKLGVCACRTVDLTQIPRARIMGYDTGFVKMVVDPRTKKVAGLHMMAPNASEAIHGAAYILKAEMTVDDVIDTIHVFPSIAEGIKYAALAFYRDVSKMPCCLL; this is translated from the coding sequence TTGCTGCGAAGCGAGTACGACATCATAGTTATAGGTGGAGGAGCGGCCGGCTTTTCAGCAGTCGTAGCCGCTGCAGAGCGCGGCGCTAGCGTCCTGTTGGTGAGCGAAGGACCCCTGGGCGGGACTTGCGTGAACTTCGGGTGCGTACCATCGAAGCACGTCCTCTACAGCCTCGCGACAGCCCGCAAGGCCGGCCTCAAAATTAGCCTCTCGGAAGCTTTAGAGGCGGCCCGCAAGATATCGGCTGACCTCCGGAGAGATAAGTATGAGTCCCTGTTGGAGAGCCTTGGTGTTGACTACCTCCGCGCTAAAGCTAGGTTTAAAGGGCCGGGGGTTGTTGAGGCCAGCGGCCGGGAGTTCAGCTACAGAAAGGCTGCTATAATTGCAGTAGGAGCTAAGACGTGGAGGCCGCCTATACCTGGGATCGCCGATGCCGAGAAGGCGGGTAGAATACTCGACAACGAGAAGCTGTTCAGCGAGGGACCTCCGCCTGACATGGAGAGTGTGGCCGTGATAGGGGGTAGGGCCCAGGGTGTTGAAGCAGCGCAGATATTCGCCAGGAGCGGCGTCAAAACGGTTCTGCTCCAGCGCAGTGGGAGGCTCCTGCCTAAGGACGAGCCGGAGGCTGGATTCTACATGAAGAAGGTGCTCGAGAGGGATGGTGTTGAGGTGAGGACCTCGGCTAAGCCCCTTAGAATCGAGCCCCTGGAGAGTGCGGTGAGGATAGACTACGAGACTCCAGCTGGCCCTGCATCCGTGGAGGCGGACCACATTTATCTCGCCACGGGTAGAAAGCCTGTTCTCCAAGGGCTCGGCCTCGAGAAGGTTGGGGTTCAGGTCGGTGGCGACGGTTTTATTGTTGTCGACGAGAGGCTGAGGGCGGCGCCCGGGGTCTACGCAGCGGGAGACTGTATAGGGGGGGTCCAGCTAGAGCCGGTAGCGGCTAGAGAGGGCTACATCGCTGCTCTCAACGCGCTTGGGGAGGACATTGAGATGGACTACACGGTTATACCTAGAGCGGTGTTTACAGACCCAGAGTTCGCTAGCGTGGGGCTAACTGAGAGTGAGCTAGCTAGGAAGCTCGGAGTATGTGCCTGCAGAACCGTTGACCTGACGCAGATACCCAGAGCCAGGATAATGGGCTATGACACGGGGTTTGTGAAAATGGTGGTGGACCCGAGGACCAAGAAGGTTGCGGGACTCCATATGATGGCGCCCAACGCTTCCGAAGCTATACACGGGGCGGCATACATACTGAAAGCTGAGATGACGGTGGACGACGTCATAGACACTATACACGTCTTCCCATCCATAGCTGAAGGAATAAAATATGCCGCTCTAGCCTTCTATAGGGACGTCTCTAAAATGCCCTGCTGCCTCCTTTAA
- the lysM gene encoding HTH-type transcriptional regulator LysM, whose translation MKLAGLDEKDLRLLSILKRNSRTSYSYIARELGITESAVRKRIKKLVRSGVVKRFTIEYSLPGSFTAVILVRTNNTRPVPQVAERIAAYTHVEKVMEVTGDYDIIAIAAAQDIEDINRLIDYIRGIEGVHSTYTMIVLREH comes from the coding sequence ATGAAGCTGGCAGGGCTAGATGAGAAGGACCTCAGACTGCTATCCATACTCAAAAGGAACTCTAGAACTAGCTACAGCTACATCGCGAGGGAGCTGGGGATTACGGAGTCGGCGGTTAGGAAGAGAATCAAAAAGCTGGTGCGGTCCGGAGTTGTGAAGAGGTTTACAATCGAGTATAGCCTCCCAGGCAGCTTCACAGCGGTGATACTGGTGAGAACGAACAACACTAGACCCGTGCCCCAGGTGGCCGAGAGGATAGCCGCCTACACCCATGTTGAGAAGGTTATGGAGGTTACTGGGGACTATGACATCATAGCTATCGCGGCGGCACAGGATATCGAGGATATAAACAGGCTAATAGACTATATTCGGGGCATCGAAGGAGTGCACAGCACCTACACAATGATAGTCCTGAGGGAGCATTGA
- a CDS encoding [LysW]-aminoadipate/[LysW]-glutamate kinase — MARASVAVVKIGGSIVSRLGGIADEIASIIRGGWKLVIVHGGGRVVDEYSRRMGVEPRYVVHPSGVRSRYTSREELQVYVMVMAGLLSTAISAELASRGVRVVSLTGLDGLSVYARRRERIVVVNERGRPQAVPGGYTGRIEKVDRGFLESILQGVDAILYSPIAYGVVDGRVTVLNVDGDQMAAALAASLRIPLALVAGVPGVLLGGEVVGRIRVADAKGIAAKVGIGMNRKILMAAKAVAEGSPYAVIGDPPLHSLINGDRGTLVTI; from the coding sequence TTGGCCAGGGCTAGTGTGGCCGTTGTCAAGATTGGAGGCTCTATAGTCTCCAGGCTTGGCGGGATTGCCGACGAAATAGCCTCCATAATCCGTGGAGGCTGGAAGCTGGTTATTGTGCATGGCGGGGGGCGTGTTGTCGACGAGTATTCTAGGAGGATGGGGGTGGAGCCTAGATATGTAGTCCACCCCTCTGGAGTCAGAAGCCGCTACACCAGCCGGGAGGAGCTTCAGGTATATGTTATGGTCATGGCGGGTCTACTGTCCACCGCAATCTCCGCCGAGCTGGCGTCCCGGGGGGTTAGAGTGGTAAGCCTCACCGGCCTTGACGGGCTCTCCGTCTATGCTAGAAGGAGGGAGCGGATCGTGGTTGTTAACGAGAGGGGGAGGCCGCAGGCGGTCCCCGGGGGTTATACAGGGAGGATTGAGAAGGTGGACCGCGGTTTCCTCGAGTCCATTCTCCAGGGGGTGGACGCTATCCTATACTCACCCATAGCCTACGGCGTCGTAGATGGCAGGGTTACAGTGCTGAACGTCGACGGCGACCAGATGGCCGCTGCCCTTGCCGCGTCACTCAGAATCCCCCTTGCCCTTGTCGCAGGCGTGCCGGGAGTGCTTTTGGGGGGTGAGGTTGTCGGGAGAATCCGTGTCGCCGATGCGAAGGGAATTGCCGCCAAGGTTGGCATCGGCATGAACCGGAAGATACTTATGGCAGCCAAGGCGGTAGCCGAGGGCTCCCCGTACGCGGTTATAGGGGACCCCCCACTCCACAGCCTCATAAACGGGGACAGGGGAACGCTGGTGACGATATGA
- the argC gene encoding N-acetyl-gamma-glutamyl-phosphate reductase, with translation MASRVRVGILGGSGMTGGELLRILATHPGVEVAWATSREYIGKPIHAAHPHLRGFYQGLRFEALEDVDMGVVNVVFNALPHSVGTVIVAEAFETGIRVVDLSADYRLKDPDLYPALYGFKHPRPDLLEEAVYALPEIYGEKLRGARLSAVPGCNATAAILAAAPLAASNMIEKGYGLIVDVKAASSEAGSRPGRHNIHPLREGSARPYSPWGHRHAAEAAQVLRELAGEGIRVSLVPHAVSMTRGVLASAHAWLREGYGFREAATAYASFYSGSPMVRIKPMAPGLPGDPPDVKNVLGSMYAEVGFAVEEDSGRITGFAAIDNLVRGAAGQAVYAMNAMLGFDEWMGLHTPPIRP, from the coding sequence ATGGCGAGTCGGGTTCGAGTGGGTATTCTTGGAGGCTCGGGGATGACTGGTGGAGAACTCCTCAGAATACTGGCTACGCACCCAGGTGTGGAGGTGGCGTGGGCTACCAGCAGAGAGTACATAGGCAAGCCTATCCACGCGGCTCATCCACATCTAAGGGGGTTCTACCAGGGTCTGAGGTTCGAAGCGTTAGAGGATGTCGATATGGGGGTTGTCAACGTCGTTTTCAACGCACTACCACACAGTGTAGGCACTGTGATAGTTGCCGAGGCCTTTGAAACGGGGATTAGGGTTGTAGACTTGAGCGCGGACTACAGGCTCAAGGATCCAGACCTTTATCCCGCCTTATACGGGTTCAAGCACCCCAGGCCAGACCTCCTAGAGGAGGCCGTGTACGCGCTGCCCGAGATCTACGGGGAGAAGCTTAGGGGCGCCAGGCTGTCGGCTGTGCCCGGGTGCAACGCTACCGCAGCGATATTGGCCGCTGCGCCCCTGGCGGCGTCGAACATGATAGAGAAGGGTTACGGACTGATAGTTGATGTGAAGGCTGCGAGCAGCGAGGCGGGCTCCAGGCCCGGCAGGCACAACATCCACCCCCTCCGAGAAGGCTCCGCCAGGCCCTACAGCCCCTGGGGCCATAGGCACGCCGCCGAGGCCGCCCAGGTACTGAGGGAGCTCGCTGGCGAGGGCATCAGGGTGAGCCTGGTGCCCCACGCCGTATCGATGACCAGAGGCGTTCTAGCGAGTGCCCATGCCTGGTTACGGGAAGGCTATGGGTTCAGAGAGGCCGCCACGGCTTACGCATCCTTCTACAGCGGCTCGCCAATGGTTAGGATAAAACCTATGGCCCCAGGCCTGCCAGGCGACCCGCCGGACGTTAAGAACGTGCTGGGAAGCATGTACGCCGAAGTGGGGTTCGCCGTAGAAGAGGATTCCGGAAGGATCACAGGGTTTGCAGCTATAGACAACCTAGTCAGGGGGGCGGCGGGCCAGGCGGTCTACGCTATGAACGCCATGCTAGGCTTCGACGAGTGGATGGGCCTCCATACTCCACCCATCAGGCCTTAA
- the lysW/argW gene encoding alpha-aminoadipate/glutamate carrier protein LysW — MEARTMTTVRCPVCGLDVSLPEDAVSGELIEHDCGVVLEVVESGGQFALRVFGGVEEDWGE, encoded by the coding sequence ATGGAGGCGAGGACCATGACTACTGTAAGATGCCCCGTCTGCGGCCTCGATGTCAGCCTGCCCGAGGATGCTGTGAGTGGCGAGCTGATCGAGCATGACTGCGGCGTTGTGCTTGAGGTTGTTGAGAGCGGAGGCCAGTTTGCTCTAAGAGTCTTTGGAGGCGTTGAGGAGGACTGGGGGGAATGA